From Pseudoramibacter sp.:
GCTTGGTGGTCTGCCTTTTGAGAATCGCTGCGATCGCGATGAGCATCGCCCCAAGGGCCAGATAGCTGTAAACGCCAGTACCGCCGGTTTTCGGCAGGCTGTTCACTTTCGTGTTCGTGACGGTCACGGTGTTATTGGCCTGATCGTTGGAGTAGGCCACTTTGTAGCCGCTTGGTTCGGACACTTCTTTCACGTAATAGAAGTTGTAGTACAGCTTGCCGTCTTTGGGTTCCGTAACGCGCAGGCCACCGAAAGTTTGTTGCCATTTGTTGCTGGCGTTCAGGTCCGCCGTTTCCCCGGAAACGGGGACGGCGTCAGCGGGCATGTCCTTTGGCGGGGTCGGCACTTCTGTGACGACGGTGCTGCCGCCTGAAGGTTCCGTGGTCTTGAGGTTTCGGATGTCCATGCTCGCGGCGACGGAAGACGTTGCGCCGCTGTAATTCAGCCAGCCGATCATGTTGACAGTGATGGTTGTGTCGTTTTTGATGTTGTCGAGATGATAGGTGGCGGCGGTCACCATTGGCGTCCAGTTGTTGCCGTTCTTTGGCAGATATAGGTTCGTCGGCGAAGTGGTGGTAGCCGTCGGCGTCAGGGTCTGGCCGTTCACTTCAACGGACAGCACCCCGAAATTGTCGCTGAAGCTGTGGACGGTAAACGTCAGGCCGCCGCCCTGGGTGATTTTCTGATCCAGGGTGTAGTCGCCGTTCTGAGTGGCCGCGGTTTCGAGGTTGTTCCCGGGGCCGCCGGCATCGCCGCGGTAGGTGGTCTGGAAATGCACGTTGATCTTCTGCCCGGAAACCGTCGTGGTTTTCGCAGGCATCTGGTATTTGTACAGCTGCACCTTGACCGAAGACGGGGTCTGGCTCAGGGTGCTGCCCTTGGTGTCTTTCCAGACTTTGTTGACGGTGAGCTGGGTCCGTTTTTTGTTGGTGATGTCGGCAGACAAACTGCCGGCGTCTTTATTGGGCTGAGTGTAGCTGGTCGTGAAGCCGGCGGGGATGTCCACTTCCTGCACCCGGTAGGTGTAGGTGGTGGTGCCGCTGCGCACGAGCATGTTATTAAACGTGCGCCGCCAGTTCGCGGAGGCCTCCGCGGTGAATATCGAATTGCCGTCTGCGTCCTGCCACACCGTGTCGGTGGTGGTGCCATCGGCGTGGTGGGCGGTTTGGATAATCTGGAACTTGACGCTCGAGATTTTGTTGTTGGCGTTGCTGTTGTCGGCCCAGATCTTCGTCACGGTCAGGGGTTTCGTTTCCTCCCGGATGTGGTTGGTAAAAGTCAAGGCGTTGCTCAGGCTGTTCTGCGCCAGGAGACCGGCGCGGTCGCTGGACACGTTCGTGGATCCTCCGTCGTTGAGGGTTTGACTTCGGCTGTCATTGCCGCTGATGCTGACCTTGTCGAAAGCGCGGCCGTCGACGTTGGTTTCGGTGATCCGGTAATGGTCAGTGGATTTGACGTCGAGGAGCTTGGCCGTCTGGGTCGGCTTCAGGGAAAAGGTGCCGTCGGCGCCAACGTTAGACGTGACCCCGTCGATGACGACCCGGCCGGTGTAAGGTTGCCAGTTGCTGCCCGCGGGCTTGATTTCGGCCTTGTAGTTGAAGGTCTGATCCAGATAATCGCTGGCGGTGGTGCCGTCTACCTTTTTCGTGACGCTCACCGTCCGGGTAATGGGGATATTGACCGTCATGGACAGGTTGGACAAATAGCCGCCCCGTTCCAGGTAGAACATCTTTAAGGTGTGGGGTTTGTTGTTTTCCCATTTGACGCCCTGGGCGCTGAAAATTTGGTCAAGGGTTGTGGTGGTTGTATTTGAAGCATTGTTCACTGGATAGGTCTGAACCTGTCCGGTGGCGAAATTGATCTGGCCGTGCTGTGCATTGTGAATGCCGCCCAAATCAAGGACAAGGATGTTGTCGATAAAGAGCCACATGTCGTCGTCGCCGCTGTAGTCGAAAGCGGCGTCCTGGCCGTCGGCGAGCTTGCCATTTTGGGGCAGAGAGAATTGGGCGCTCATGGTCATGCCAAAATGATGGTCGTAGCGCTTGCTGATCGCCGCGTAGTTGTGTGTGTCGGTTTTGGTGGCGTCGTAATCGTCAAAGGGGAAAAAACCGACTATTGCACCTTCATCGTTTTTAAAGGTGCCGTTGTACACTTTGAAACTGCCGTTATCCCCCTGGGACGGATTGTAGTAAGCGTAGTTTTGATTGCTGTCGTAGCGATAGGTGCCGTTCTCATCTTTGGTCATCAGGCGGGTGACGTTTTGATAGACCTTTTTGTACGGAAAAACGTTGTTATTAAAAAGATAGTCCAGGCTTGTGCCGTTTGTGCGCAGCGTGTCGTCGTTGGTGAGCACCGGGTAGCCGTCGCTGCCCAGACGGTTTTGGACAATGCCGGTTCGAGGAGCATTGCCGGAAGAATTGTTGAGGGTGGTGCCGCCTTTGCCGCTGGAAGAAAATAAGAAGCGGCGAAAATCACGGGGACGGGTATTGTAGTTGCAGTTGATACCGGACTTGCTGTGGATCCCTCTGGTCTGCCAATTGATAGGGGATTTGTCGCCTTTTTTAAGCTGGCAGCCAAGATCTTTAGGAGAGACTTCCTTAGGATATTCGTCTAGATAATATTTGCTGGCGTCGTTCGTGCCATCGTACCCGGAGTAGTCAAACAGATTCAGCGTGATGCCGTCCTGCCGGTTGTCTGCGGTTTTGATGGTGCCGGGAACCGCCATCGCCCTCGGGGAGAGAAGCCCCAGATAAATAGCCAAAATGAGGAGAAAAGCAGCGCCGGCCCCGACAATAAGCGGCGTGTGCTTGAATCGAGACGTGCTTTTTTTCATCAATTCATTCCTTTCTTTAAAGATACTTAGATGCTTTTTAGAAAGTTTACAATTTGCACATCACAAAATCATCACATTTTTAAGAAAATGTGACAGAAATTGAAAAAAAGTAGAATTTTTTTCTTTAAAAGAGTAAAAAAGTGTAAAAACTTAGTTAGAGCAAAAAAATATAAGCCCTCAATCGGGCTTATGAATCAAGTCAATCATTCCCCGTGGGAGGGAAAGTTAAAGAGTTACAAAGCGGCAGATGCTGCCTTTCCAGGGTGAAGGTGCCTTTGCCGAGGCGCTTCTGGAGGATAAAGTGGCTTCAGAGGGTTCGATTTCCAGATCGCTTCGGAGAAAATCGATGAGCCACCGGCAGTAGGACTCCGCCTGGGTGAACAGCCGGCAGGCCAGCAGAGATTCAATCAGTTTTTGATGCAGGCCTTCGTCGACGTACTGGTTGGCGGTGGCCGACAGGGCGATGGTTTCAATTTCGGCAGCGCGCTAGCGGGAGACGAGGTCGTCGGCGAGGGTCTTGAGCAGCTTGACCATGCAGATCCGGTAATAAGCGGAACGCTGCTGAATCCACTCATACTGGGACTGGGCCAGTTTGTCGAAATCGCCAGAGTATATTTTAAAAAGCTGAAGGCCCAGGTCGATCCGGGTGTCGATTTCCTCGGTTTCCAGGAACTGGATGTAGAGGGCGTCAAATATCCGGGTGTCCATTCGGACCGGGATTTTGGGGTTCCACTGATAGCCGCCGGTGCGGGAAAGGATAAAGGTGTCGTCGGGCCAGACGTTGGACAGAGCGGAGCGGATGCGGTAAATGAGGTTGCGCAGGGCGCCTTCTGGTTTTTTCGAATGGGCGCAGAAAATATCGGAAAGGTCGCTCACCGAACACACGCTGTCGTGGTGGATCATGAGAAAGGCCAGAAGGGACGAGCGGCGCAGGGGCATCGCTTCCCTCAGAATCATGGTTTTGTCCTTGTAGCAGATGGTAAATTGTTTGAAAAACTGGACGTCCATGATGCTTTCATCAGGGTGCATCATTTTTTCAATTCTCTCTTCCTTGATTATAGTGTTTATGGATAAGTATAAGTTTTACAGATTAAAATTAAGACAACCTTAAATGAATGGCAAAATTGGACAGACCATGAGAAAATGTCAAAAAATCGAAAGAAGGACAATCGGGATGAAAATCGCTTTGGCACAGATGGCCATGACTGAAAATATAGAAGCAAATTTGAAAAAATCGTTGGCGCTGATCGAGCAGGCGGCAGCAAAGGGCGCGGACCTCGTGCTGTTCCCAGAAATCCAGCTGAGCCCGTTTTTCCCCCAATATGAAAATCGGGATGCCTCGGCTTATCTTATGACCCCGGACAGCCCGTATTTAAAGGCGGTGCAGGACGCGTGCGCCCGCCATCGCATTTACGCGTCCCCGAATTTTTATATGCATTTAAATGGAAAAAACTACGACACGAGCTTTTTGATCGACGATGCCGGAAAAATCCTTGGCACTCAGAAAATGGTGCACGTCGCGCAGGCGCCGGCGTTCTTCGAGCAGGATTACTACACGCCGTCGGACGATGGGTTTAAAGTTTTCGACACGCCCTTCGGGAAAATCGGCATCGTCGTGTGCTTCGACCGCCATTATCCCGAAAGCGTCCGCACCGAAGCCCTGAGGGGCGCGGAACTGATCCTCATCCCCACGGCGAACATCACGGACGAGCCGGACGAATTGTTCCAGTGGGAGATCAAGGTGCAGGCCTACCAGAACAGCGCGTATATCGCCATGTGCAACCGGGTCGGCGCCGAAGGGACAGTGACATTTGCCGGGCGCTCCATCGCCGCCGGCCCCGACGGCGAAACTTTGGCTCTGGCCGGAAAGGACGAAACCCTGCTGTTCGCCGAGCTGGATCTGGCTCATGCCGCAGATCGCCGGGCGCAGAAACCGTACACGAATTTAAGACGGCCGGAATATTATCAATAATCATGCAAAATTACTGAGGATGCCTTGAATCTTAAGTTTTCCTTGAAGACATGGAAAACATCAAGAAGGCCTCTGGCTTTACGGGAACAGATCCTGGAACGGTTTCCGGCGATGCGTCTCTGGACGTAGTTGGCATTATGAATGCAGAAAGCCGAATGACGTCTGACGTCAAAATTCCGGAAGGCATCGACATGTCCAAAGTCGATTTGACGAATCTCCAGTTAGGGGACAACTTCGGCGAATATAAGGACAACGAAAGCTTGAAACAAGTGGCGATCGCCAACACCGATCGCCCTCTACGTCATTCTGGCGGCGGCCGCTGCAGGGGTGGCTGTGGTCCTCATCAAACACAGACCGGCACGGCATTAAGCATGAAACGAGAAGGCTCAGATGGGCCTTCTTTTTTTATGTTAATTTTGTTGTGTTAAAATGAAGCAATTGAATCAAAAAGAGGTGAGGCAAATGATCATATTGATGATTTTCGCGGCGGCCTCGGCGGTGTATGGAGCGCTGGTCTGGCACATCGCGTCGGGCTCCCATTTTTACCGGGTGTGGTGGGGACTGGCCGTAGCTTTCGGCGCCGCAGCTTTTGGCGCCCACGCTGGGATTTTTGTCAGAATGCCGGCGATCGGGCGGCACGTGCTCGAGGGGCTGGTTTTAGCGGCCGCCGCCGGCGCGTTGATCATGTTCGGGCTGATTCTGACCCAGTTTCACGCCGAAGCCCCGGACGGTCTCGACACCCTCATCGTCCTCGGCGCCCAGGTCCGGCCCGACGGGCCGTGCCAGGCGCTGAAGTACCGCCTGGACACCGCGACCGCATATCTGAAAGCCCATCCCGAAACCCGCTGCATCGTCTCCGGCGGTCAGGGCGACAACGAGCCCGAAAGCGAAGCCGCCGCCATGGCCCGGGCACTCGTCCAAAAAGGCGTCGCCCCGGAACGGCTTGCCTTGGAGGATCAGTCCCACAGCACCGTGGAGAACCTTCGCTTCTCCGCCAAAATAGCCGGCCCCTTAGACCAGAAGATCGGCATCGCGACCAACAACTTCCACGTGTACCGGAGCCTGAAGCTCGCCCGGAAAGCGGGGTACACCGCCGCCTTCGGCCTCGCCGCCCCGTCCACGGCCCTGTACCTGCCCAACAACGTGCTCCGGGAAATCTTCGGCCTCGTCAAAGACAAATTGGCAGGTAATATATAAAAACAATAAAGAAACTTATAGCGGCATTACATTTAAAGTTTTATTAAAAAATGATTGCGGTTTCATATGAAACGTGATATATTGAGAAAAATTTAATATTATTGAGAGCGTTTTTATGAAGAAGACATGGCATAAACACGCTTCTGATGACAGACGTGCAGCGAAAAAGCGCATGATCGATCAACGGAAAAAAAGAGATGGAATCGTCCGGCTCACAGATGAATTGTTAACACAAGCGTTGTCCCAGCGGGTTTCGGATATTCACCTCGAACCGATGGGCCCAGAGTCCTATCGCGTTCGTTTCAGGATCGATGGTGCGCTTTTTTTGTACACCAAATTATCGTCAGAAGACTACACGAGCATGATATCGCGGATCAAAATTCTGGCGCAGATGGACATCAGCGACAGGCGGTCAGTGCAGGACGGGGCTTTTGTCTTTCGTGACATTCCCATGCGGGTGTCGGTGCTGCCCACGGTGCACGGCGAACACATGGTGATCCGGATCCTCGACAGCCGGTATTACATTCAGGATTTGGCCCGGCTGGGGCTTCTGCCGGAGCAGACCGCAAAACTGGACGCCATGACGGCGAAAAACGAGGGCCTGATCCTCATCAGCGGCCCCACAGGTTCGGGGAAGACGACGACCTTGTTTTCCATCGCCAACCGCCTGAACCGGGAAGCCCGCCACGTGGTCAGCCTCGAAGAACCGGCGGAAATTCTGATCCCCGGGGTCACCCAGGTTTCGCTGTCGGGGGTTCGGGATTTCAGTTTTGAAAAAGGGGTCCGGGCCGTGCTGCGCCAGGACCCGGATATCATTATCCTGGGAGAAATCCGCGACGCCCCGTCGGCCCGGGCGGCCATTCGGGCGGCGGCGACCGGCCACCTGTGCTTCGCGACCATTCACGCGAGAAGCGCCTGGGGATGCCGGGAGCGGCTTTTGGATTTCGGCGTGCCGGACTACATGGCAGACGACCAGCTCATCGGGCTCATGGCGCAGCGGCTGGTGCCCCGGATTTGTCCGGCGTGCGGAAAGGTGGTGGACATGAGCGAAGATCAGAGAAGAAAGCTGAATCTGTCCCGCAGGGGAAAGCTTCGAATCGGCGAAGGCTGTCCGGCCTGCCGGCACACGGGCCGGGCGGGGCGCATCGGGCTCTTTGAGGTGGTCGATCCCCTTCGGGACGGCAAAACGCCGAGACCTTTCAGAGCGAGCGCCGTGGCCCATCTGAAAAAGGGCAGGGTCGCCTATGACGACGTCGCGCATTATCTTTAAGGGCAGACGCCGGCGCCTCTGGGACGAAGAGCTGGCGGCCTTCTGCGGCGAGCTGGCTGTGCTTATGGGGTCGGGCCTCGACCTCGTCGAAGCCATGGCCACCTTCGCCGAAGGGGAGCCCCAGGGCTTTGTGAAAACCGGCGTCGAATCGGCGCTGGCCGCGGTGCGCCAGGGCATGCCCTTCAGCACCGCCATGGCCGAATCCGGTCTGGAGCTGCCCCAGCTCGTCATCGAGACCCTGCGGGTCGGGGAAGTCTCCGGGCGCCTCGTCCCGGTTTTGGAACGGCTGGAACGCCATTACGAAAGGCGGAGCCGGCAGAAGAATAAATTAATTCAAATACTGATATACCCGGCGATCGTCCTCCTCATGACCCTCGGGGTCACGCGCTATCTGGTGAAGCAGGTGCTGCCGAGCCTGACGGCGACGCTGTCCAGCCTGAATTTATCCATGACGGCGGGCACGCGGGTGATGATCGCATTAAACGGTGCTGTGGCCAATGTATTGCTGGCTGCGGCCGGTGTTTTTGGGGCCCTCTGGCTGCTCCATCTGGTACTGCCCGAGTCGGCCGCCCTGCGCCGGCAGATCGATTACGGTTTTCTGCATTGGCCCTTCCTGGGCCGGATGCGCCGCCTGGAACTCTGGGCGGCTTATCTGGACATGCTGGTTTTGGCTCTGGAGAGCGGCGTCGACTTGGTGACGTCGCTGTCTGTGGCGGCAAAGCCGGCCGCCAACGCGTACTTCAAGGCGCAGCTCAGCCTGCTGCCCGAAGCCGCGGGCCAGGGATGGGCCCTGTCGGAAAGCCTCGACGCAACCGGTCTGATGGACAAAGGAGGTGTTCGCTTAATATTAGTGGGAGAAAAAGCAGGACAGCTGACGGCCATGTTAAAAAAGGCGGGCATGCGTTACCGCAAGCAGTATGACCGCCGGTTCGCGCGGCTTTCCGCCGTGATGGAACCCCTGCTCATCATCATTGTGGGCATTCTTGTGGGCTGCATCATCGTGTCTTTCATCAGTCTGCTGTACACCATTTACGGCGGATACGCTGCGCTGATGTGAATTTGATAAGGAGAAAGAAATGAAAAAAGTAAGAAAGAATCAAAAAGGCTTCACTTTGGCTGAGATGTTGGTGGTATTGGTCATCATCGGGATTCTGGCGGGGATCATGATCGTCGCGGTGCCCCAGATCATCGAGCGGTCCCGGGCCCAGGTGGACAAGGCCAACGCGAAGCAGGTGACGTCGGCCGTCACCCTTTACGAAGCGGATCAAGGCAGCCTTCCGACGGTGACGGCCGCCTCCGGAAGCAACGAAGCCTACAACGAAGTGGTGCAGAAGCTGGTGCAGGGCAAATACCTGAAGAAGGAAGCGGACAATGACTACAGCGCAAAACAAAAGGGCAAGGTCTTCGTCTACGATTCGGCGGAAGGGGTCGTGGCCCTCGCGGATCAGTAACCGGGGCATGACCCTCGGAGAAATGCTCGTGGTGCTGGTTTTGATCGGTCTTTTGAGCAGTGGGGCGGCAGCAGTGGGGACTGCCGGGGTGCGCATGGCAAATCGAGAGTCTTTTGAATCGGAATGCGGGGCCCTGCGGGACACCTTGAACGACGCCCGGGACCGGGCGCTGATGCAGAGCGCCAAACGGGACGCCGTCGTCGACTTTTACAGCGACATGGCCGTGGTGAAGATCTGGGACGACCGGAAGGATCAATACACGTCTCAAATCATCCATTTTGAAAAACTCACCGCTTCCGCGGCCAAAGGCGCGGCCGACCCGAACTACCACTACCAGGTTCGCTTTTCCGCCCAGGGTACCATCAACAAAGGGCAGACGATCCGGCTGAACGGCCCCGGCCAGCTGAAAAAAAGCCTGGTGCTTCAGCCGGTGACCGGGCGCATCTGGCTGTCCCCATGAAACAGCACGGCAAAGCTTTAAAAATCCGGGACAGCCGAGGCATGACCCTCGTGGACAGCCTGGCGGGGCTGGTCATCATCGGGATGCTCTCGGTTCTCATGGTCACGCTGCTCGGGAACCTGGCGATTCTCAAAAAGGCGTCGGCGGGGCTCAACGCCCAGGGGCAGGGGCTGCCCAGGGCTTACTGCCGGGCTCAGTCGGCGATCGCCGCCATGGGCCATCCGGACAAGGCGGCGGCCAACGCGCGGCTTGAGACGGAAGCCGAGGCCCTTTCGAACCAGAATGCGGCGGTTCAGATGAAGGTGGACCGGATTTCCGGCAACGCCTATTATCTGACCCTGACCATCGCGCCCAGGGGCGCGAAGGCGGAAACCTACGAGGAAGTGATTTATGGGGCACCGAGAACGACCGATCCGGAAAATTCAGACGAAACTGCAGAACCGCCGGGGGATGACCCTGGTTGAGCTCCTCATCACGCTGATCATCATCGGCCTTACAGCCGGGCTGCTGCCCGGCTTTGTCGCAGTGTTCACCAAGGAGCCCAAAGCAGCGTCGGCCCGGAGCCACACCCAGGATTTCCGCCACGTCCACGTCTTTATCGAAAAGACCATCCGCTCGGCGGATTCGATTGTGATCGACGGGGACACCCTTTACGTTCAGGATCTGGAGACGCCGAAATATTACGACGTTTACACGTTAGCCAAAACGACCCATATCCTGTATCGGGATAAATACTACGACAATTTCACCCCCCTTGTGAGCGGCTCCCGCAGCCAGATGGATGCGGAAGTCGCCGTTTTTGAACTGGCGCCGGAATGGCAGGACGACCGCCCGAACGGCGTCTTTCGGTTGAAAATGCAGTACATCGGAGAGGAGACGGTTTATGAAACGGAAATTTACGCCCCGGCCCACGCCCAGACCGTCGTCCTCAAAAATCCTTAAACAAAGGGGATCGGTGCTGCCGCTGGTGCTCATCGTGATGATCCTCGCGGTGGTGCCGATTCTCGCTTTGTACACCTATAACGGCCGGGAGCTGGAAACGGCGGCCCGCTACCGGGATCACGAAGCCTGCCTGGTGCTTTTGGATTCCAGCACGGCTCTGTGCCGGGCGCAGATCGAAGCCGACGGCGCCTACACCGGGGAGACTCTGAAACAGGACCGGGGCAGGGCGGAGATTCAGGTGAACCGCCTGAACGCCGAAAGCTGGTTTTTCCGGTGCACCGCGGTTTACGGCACGGCGAAGTCCAGCACCAGCGGAACCTTTGCGTTAAAAGACAATGAACTCGTGATGACCGCCCCTTAACCCAGATAATGCTTTTTCTTTTCAGGTTTTTATGATAAACTAGTTCAAACATTTTAATAGATTGGATACTGACAATAAAATCATGCGCGCACTGCGCAGAGAAAGGGAACGATTATATGTGTGGCATTATCGGATACACTGGTAAATTAGAGGCTCAAAATGTTTTGATCGACGGGCTGTCCCGCCTGGAATACCGGGGCTACGACAGCGCCGGAATCGCGTATTTCAGAGAAAACATCGCCCATATTTCAATCCGCAAGACGGCGGGCAAGGTCAAGGACCTGCGCTCGGTCTGCGACAAGGTCAATCCGTCCACCTGCGGCATCGGCCATACCCGCTGGGCGACCCACGGCGGCGTCTCAACGACCAACGCCCACCCGCACCGGGTTGGACAGGTGGCCCTCATTCAC
This genomic window contains:
- a CDS encoding Cna B-type domain-containing protein; translated protein: MKKSTSRFKHTPLIVGAGAAFLLILAIYLGLLSPRAMAVPGTIKTADNRQDGITLNLFDYSGYDGTNDASKYYLDEYPKEVSPKDLGCQLKKGDKSPINWQTRGIHSKSGINCNYNTRPRDFRRFLFSSSGKGGTTLNNSSGNAPRTGIVQNRLGSDGYPVLTNDDTLRTNGTSLDYLFNNNVFPYKKVYQNVTRLMTKDENGTYRYDSNQNYAYYNPSQGDNGSFKVYNGTFKNDEGAIVGFFPFDDYDATKTDTHNYAAISKRYDHHFGMTMSAQFSLPQNGKLADGQDAAFDYSGDDDMWLFIDNILVLDLGGIHNAQHGQINFATGQVQTYPVNNASNTTTTTLDQIFSAQGVKWENNKPHTLKMFYLERGGYLSNLSMTVNIPITRTVSVTKKVDGTTASDYLDQTFNYKAEIKPAGSNWQPYTGRVVIDGVTSNVGADGTFSLKPTQTAKLLDVKSTDHYRITETNVDGRAFDKVSISGNDSRSQTLNDGGSTNVSSDRAGLLAQNSLSNALTFTNHIREETKPLTVTKIWADNSNANNKISSVKFQIIQTAHHADGTTTDTVWQDADGNSIFTAEASANWRRTFNNMLVRSGTTTYTYRVQEVDIPAGFTTSYTQPNKDAGSLSADITNKKRTQLTVNKVWKDTKGSTLSQTPSSVKVQLYKYQMPAKTTTVSGQKINVHFQTTYRGDAGGPGNNLETAATQNGDYTLDQKITQGGGLTFTVHSFSDNFGVLSVEVNGQTLTPTATTTSPTNLYLPKNGNNWTPMVTAATYHLDNIKNDTTITVNMIGWLNYSGATSSVAASMDIRNLKTTEPSGGSTVVTEVPTPPKDMPADAVPVSGETADLNASNKWQQTFGGLRVTEPKDGKLYYNFYYVKEVSEPSGYKVAYSNDQANNTVTVTNTKVNSLPKTGGTGVYSYLALGAMLIAIAAILKRQTTKR
- a CDS encoding carbon-nitrogen hydrolase family protein; the encoded protein is MNGKIGQTMRKCQKIERRTIGMKIALAQMAMTENIEANLKKSLALIEQAAAKGADLVLFPEIQLSPFFPQYENRDASAYLMTPDSPYLKAVQDACARHRIYASPNFYMHLNGKNYDTSFLIDDAGKILGTQKMVHVAQAPAFFEQDYYTPSDDGFKVFDTPFGKIGIVVCFDRHYPESVRTEALRGAELILIPTANITDEPDELFQWEIKVQAYQNSAYIAMCNRVGAEGTVTFAGRSIAAGPDGETLALAGKDETLLFAELDLAHAADRRAQKPYTNLRRPEYYQ
- a CDS encoding YdcF family protein — encoded protein: MIILMIFAAASAVYGALVWHIASGSHFYRVWWGLAVAFGAAAFGAHAGIFVRMPAIGRHVLEGLVLAAAAGALIMFGLILTQFHAEAPDGLDTLIVLGAQVRPDGPCQALKYRLDTATAYLKAHPETRCIVSGGQGDNEPESEAAAMARALVQKGVAPERLALEDQSHSTVENLRFSAKIAGPLDQKIGIATNNFHVYRSLKLARKAGYTAAFGLAAPSTALYLPNNVLREIFGLVKDKLAGNI
- a CDS encoding GspE/PulE family protein yields the protein MKKTWHKHASDDRRAAKKRMIDQRKKRDGIVRLTDELLTQALSQRVSDIHLEPMGPESYRVRFRIDGALFLYTKLSSEDYTSMISRIKILAQMDISDRRSVQDGAFVFRDIPMRVSVLPTVHGEHMVIRILDSRYYIQDLARLGLLPEQTAKLDAMTAKNEGLILISGPTGSGKTTTLFSIANRLNREARHVVSLEEPAEILIPGVTQVSLSGVRDFSFEKGVRAVLRQDPDIIILGEIRDAPSARAAIRAAATGHLCFATIHARSAWGCRERLLDFGVPDYMADDQLIGLMAQRLVPRICPACGKVVDMSEDQRRKLNLSRRGKLRIGEGCPACRHTGRAGRIGLFEVVDPLRDGKTPRPFRASAVAHLKKGRVAYDDVAHYL
- a CDS encoding type II secretion system F family protein, with the translated sequence MTTSRIIFKGRRRRLWDEELAAFCGELAVLMGSGLDLVEAMATFAEGEPQGFVKTGVESALAAVRQGMPFSTAMAESGLELPQLVIETLRVGEVSGRLVPVLERLERHYERRSRQKNKLIQILIYPAIVLLMTLGVTRYLVKQVLPSLTATLSSLNLSMTAGTRVMIALNGAVANVLLAAAGVFGALWLLHLVLPESAALRRQIDYGFLHWPFLGRMRRLELWAAYLDMLVLALESGVDLVTSLSVAAKPAANAYFKAQLSLLPEAAGQGWALSESLDATGLMDKGGVRLILVGEKAGQLTAMLKKAGMRYRKQYDRRFARLSAVMEPLLIIIVGILVGCIIVSFISLLYTIYGGYAALM
- a CDS encoding type II secretion system protein, coding for MKKVRKNQKGFTLAEMLVVLVIIGILAGIMIVAVPQIIERSRAQVDKANAKQVTSAVTLYEADQGSLPTVTAASGSNEAYNEVVQKLVQGKYLKKEADNDYSAKQKGKVFVYDSAEGVVALADQ
- a CDS encoding prepilin-type N-terminal cleavage/methylation domain-containing protein; the protein is MGHRERPIRKIQTKLQNRRGMTLVELLITLIIIGLTAGLLPGFVAVFTKEPKAASARSHTQDFRHVHVFIEKTIRSADSIVIDGDTLYVQDLETPKYYDVYTLAKTTHILYRDKYYDNFTPLVSGSRSQMDAEVAVFELAPEWQDDRPNGVFRLKMQYIGEETVYETEIYAPAHAQTVVLKNP